TTGCTGGAAAACGATCTGGAACTGGCCGAACGCGTCGGCGCCGGTGACGCCCGGATGGACCGGGCACGCAACCTCTGCGACGACCACGCCCTCAAGCTGCTGGCCCTGCAGCAGCCGGTGGCCACCGACCTGCGCACCATTGTGGCCGCGGTGTACTGCGCGGTGAAACTCGAACGCATGGGAGATCTCGCCGCGCACATCGCCGACATCACCCGCCGCAACCACCCCCGGCGCGTCGTCCCCCAGGGCATGGAAACCGGCTTCCGCACCCTCGCCAGCTTGGACGAGCACATGGCTCGCCGCCTGGCCCTCGCGATCCTCGGCGACGTCACCGAAGGCGTCTTCGCTGAGCTGGACCGCACCGACGACTCCGTCGACGTCCTGCACGCCGAGTTAATGGCTGCCGTCACCACCGAGAAATGGCCGCACGGCATCCCCACCGCCATCAACATCGCGCTGCTGGCCCGCTTCTACGAACGCTTCGCCGACCAAGCCGTCCACGTCGCCCAGCGCCTGGAATTCATCGCCGCCGGCACCCTGCCCGACTATTCCGCCCGCAGCTAACGAGAACCGGATTGCGTAATATCCGCTCACTCCATCAGTCGAGAATTTCGGGCAAATCCGCTGTTTTCTCGCGGGCGGTGCCCGCGTCCACCGTTTTCGGCTGCAATACTGCGGACCCCCGGCTACGCCGTGGTGCACCGGGGAGCCAGGGGAGAAGATGAAGGAATGTCGGGCAGCTCCAAAAAGGCGCGCTGCCCGACATCCCTTATATATGTTGTATATCTCTCGAACCGCAACGAGTCTTGCATCACCATGAGATGATCTTCCGGAACCGGAAGGACGGTGATGCACGTGAGCAACCCAGCTCCGAGCCAGATGACCGTGAACCAGCTCGCCGAGATCCTGCAACACCTGCGAGACAGCGGAGCCGGTGACACTCCGGTAGCGGTCAATGTCGGGGATCGCCTCGTGCTGCCCGTGCTCCACAGCGCCGTGCGGGCCCACGCACGCAGCACCTACCTCGAACTCCGCGCCCCGGACCTGCCCCCATCGGGCTAGTCCAATCCGGTCCGGGCTGGGCCACAGACCGGTCCGTCACTCGTTTGGCGGTAGCCGATCATGAGGAAGGCAGTACGGTCGGACCTCCGCCGCGCGCACCGGTGCGCGGCGCCAGCGCCCCGGACCGATCCCACCACGGTCCGGGGCGCTGCCTCCCCGCGAAACGGCGGGCGACCCCCGACCGGTCGCACACCCCTTCCCGCCGCCCAGGCAAGGTCGCACCTCACCAGGCACACGACCCCGGCCTCACCACAGGCCGGGGCGCGAAGGGAAACGTTGGTGGTTACCCGCCAGTCAATCAAGAGCCCAACCGAGTTAATCCACCCCAAGCTCGACAGCCGCTTGCGCCCGGCGTGCCCCCAGACGGGTCGGGTATAGAACAGAAACCGCCCCTGCACCCCACCGGGAAACCGGGAGAGTGCAGGGGCGATCACGCTGGTCCCGGCCAGGAAATGGCGCCGAGCCGGGCACGCAGAGGCTACTCGTCTGGCGAGAGCAAGTCCAGCGAGTAGACGGGTGTGCGGGCCGAACCGAGCAGCACCCGCGCGATAGGGGCAGGCAACCGCGGCTCGGCCCAGCGCAGCTCCCGCGTAGACCGCGGCGAGCACGAGCGGCACGACGAACGTGGGTCCGGCATCGCCGAGCCCGTCGATGAGCTGGCAGCCAGCGCGATACACAAGGGTGCGATGCAAGAGCGGGACTTTCGGCCCGCCACCGCCCGGCTCGCCGGGAGGGCGTCGTCGAGGGAATCATCGCGAAACATCCGTACCAGCTGACGTGGTGCTGGCACCGTAGGAGTCATGATCGATCGTCGTCGTCCTCGCGGTGTGTCGCGTCAGCGTGTGGTCAAGTCGGCGCGTCCGGTCGTGTTGGGGTTACGCCATCCTGCGGGCACCCGGTCTCGCCGGAGAACGCAGTCGTCCTCGCCCGGTGAAGCCCGGCCACGGCGCCGCCTCGACCTGACTCAGATCCTGACGCTCGGGGCAGTGCTGGCCACGCTGGCGTTGGCCATTCCGCAATTCGTCGCCTCCCAGGCGACCCTGGAATCAACCCGCAGCCAAAGCGTCAACGCCCAACAGCAGCAGATCACCGAGCGGTTCGGCAGAGCCGTCGAACAGCTGGGCACTCGCGACAACCTCGAAGTCCGCATCGGCGGCATCTACGCCCTGGAACGCATCGCCCGCGACTCCCAGCCCGACCACACCGCCGTGGTCAACCTGCTGACGACATTCGTACGCGAGAACACCAAAGCACTCCGTGATGCACAACGCCACTGTCCCGATCAACCAATGTCCGCTGATGTGCAGGCCGCACTCACCGTCCTGGCACGCCGCAACGCCGCCTGGGACGAAAGCCCTCTCGACCTCGCCAATGCCTGCTTGTGGCAGCCCGAGCTCAAAGAGATCGCGGCGCCCGCTGCCATCCTCAGCGCCGCCGACCTCACCGGCGCCTTCCTCGACAACGCCGATCTCCACCTCGCCTACCTCGTCGACGCTGACCTCGACCACGCCAGCCTCACCAGCGCTGACCTGCGCAGTGCTGACCTCCGCGGTGTCGATTTTGGCAACGCCGACCTCAGCGGTGCTGACCCCAGCGGTGCTGACCCCACCAACGCCCGTCTCACCAACGCCAACCTCGACAGGACCGACCTCAGCGGCGCCGACCTCAGCAACGCGAGAGGGCTTACACGCGAGCAAATGGCCGCCATCGCCCCCGGAGTTACCGCCGTTATAGGGGGGGTTCCTCCAGAGTGGTTGCCATGGTGAAGAGACGGGTGCAGCCCCTATTCCGATAGGGCGCGAACGGCTGCCAGGGCAGGAAAAGGTGCCTGGAGAACGACGAAAGCACCCCTGCACTCCCATGACGGCGGGTTCTAGCGCTCCCCGCAACACCCTGGAGCTCAGGGAGTTGCGGGGAACGTGGTTGCTGGGGAGTTGAAGGCTCGGTTCTTTGAGGCGCTGGACCGAGAGTCGGGCAGCATTCTGGCGGCTGCTCGTGTGATGGGGGTGAACCGGAACACGGCCTATGGGAGGGCCCGCAAAGCCGGTGTCCGGGGACGGGGGAAGGCTGGTCCTGCCAGGCATCCGGGGCGTGCGACCTGTGAGCGTCTTCGTGCATCGGGTGTGTCGCCGCGTGTTGCTGCCGCGCAGGCGGGTGTTCATGTGCGCACCGCGCAGGACTGGGATCGCGGCTGGCGCAAACCGGGAGACGATCACTGATCTGCTCGGTCAGGGCGCCTCGCGGCGGGCGATCGGGCGGTCACTGGGTCGGCGTCCACGGTCAAGCGCGAGATCGACGCCCGCTCTGTCGACGGGGTCTATCGGCCGCACGCGGCGCAGCGGGCGTGGGCGGGCAGTCGCGCCCGCCCGAAGGCGGCCAAGCTCGCGCAGGACGGGCACTTGCGCGACTACGTCGCCGGTAAGCTGCAGCAACGGTGGTCGCCGGAGCAGATCTGTCACGCTCTTGTGCAGGAGTTCCCGACGACGAGAGCATGCGATATCACCCTCAGTCTGACCGAGTCCGATCAGACCGTTCAGGCGGATAGCCGGGACGCCGGGGAGAAATCGGCGAGCCAAGACGACGCGATATCTGTGCCAGCGGGTTCAGCTGCACAGCGGCGGTGCTGACTGTTGCTGGTAGAACGCGACGGGGTCTAGCGCCTGACCTCCGATGTCGATCTGGAAGTGCAGGTGTGGGCCGCTGGATTCACCCCTGTTTCCGACCTCGGCGATCGGTTGGCCGGCCTGGACTTCCTGGCCGGGTTGAACGAGGTTTCGGTTGTTATGCCCGTAGGTCGTGATTACGCCGTTGGTGTGCTCGATGCGGACCCAGAGCCCGTAGCCGCGCGCGGGTCCGGAGTCGATGACGGTGCCGTTGCTGGCGGCGACGATCGGGGTGCCGATGGGTGCGGCGATGTCTTGTCCGCGGTGGTTTTCGCTGCCTCGGGGGCCGAATCCGGAGGTGCACTGTCCGGTGACGGGGATGGTCCATGCGGCGGTGGGTGTTGCTGTGCAGGTGGAGCCGTGGACGGTGGCGAGGAATTGGTGGGCTGCGGGTTCGTGGCGGGCGTAGGCGTGGGGGAATCCGGAGCGTTGGACTGCTTGGGCGGCGTCGTTGATGCTCATCTGCTGCCAGCCTGGTACCGCGAGCAGGTGCCGGTAGAACTGGGTGGCAGCGTAGGCGGGGTCGGTGATCTGTGCGGGGGTGCCCCAGCCCTGTGAGGGGCGTTGCTGGAACAGTCCGAGGCTGTCGCGGTCGCCGTGGTTGAGGTTGCGGAGGCCGGATTCCTGGAGTGCGGTAGCGAGGGCGATGATCCAGCCGCGCTCGGGGATGTTCATCTGCTTGCCGATGGCGACGACGGTGGCGGCGTTGACGAGTTGTTCAGGCCCGTATCCGGAGACATCGGTGGGTCCGACGCCCGTCGGGGTGCAGCCTGCTGTGGGGGTACCACCGAATACTGCGGAGACCGCGCTGGTGATGGCGGCGGTGACGACCACGGTGAGCATCGCGAACCCGAGGACCACGGCCAACGCGGTCTTGGCGATAGCGGACAGCGTCGATCACCTCCTCGGGCTCCATGTCAGGTCGCGGGCCTGCCAGGGCGGCATCGGCACCGGTGGCCTCAAGCGGGCCACAGGGCTGGGATCAGCGCCGCTGGTGTCCGCGGAGCTCGTGGGTGTTTCGAGGTGGGGCCAGGCCGAGAGCAGGCTGATCAGCCGGTGCCGGCCCGCGTTGGTGCGATGCAGGGGCAGCCACACCCCGCTGGCGGGGCTGCCGGTAGTGCGGAGGTGTTCGGCGGTGGTGGTGGCGATCGGTAGATCGTGTTGCCGAGGCGTAGTGCGTAGGTGCTCGGCGAGTTGTCTCCGTGCGTGCGTTTCCCGGGTTTCGGTGGCGAAGACCGCGAGCAGCGGGGTGACGATGCGGGTCGCGGCGGCGAGGCTGGCGTAGCCGGGCAGCTTCGAGACGAACCGGGAGAGCTGGTAGCTGCCGGTGTCCCATTCGAGGAACCATTCGATCTCCCGGCCGTCCTCGTGCCAGCGGCCGTAGCCGTCGGGGCGGACGTGGTCGCCGAAGTGACGAGTGCAGCGGGCTTCAGACCACCAGGCCGTTACTGTCCGGTCGGTAGCTGGGTTGGTGAGGGCGTCGGCCAGCAGCGTGGTGAAGAAGCTGTTGACACCCATGAGGTGGACAAGGCGCAGGGAGTAGGCGATGCCGACCGAGCGGTCAGCGCGGAACTTCAGGTCTTTGGGGTCGAGGCCGTCTTCGTGGGCCAGTAGATGGGCGCCGGTGGTGTCCAGGACGTAGTGCATGGGTGCCCGGCCGCGGCCGACGTAGGGCTGGAAGCGGTCCAGCACGCGCCAGGCGTAGAGCTTCTGCAGTCGGTGGTTGGCCGCCCGCCGGGAGCCGGCGAAGGCGATCGCTGCGATCTGCGTCGAGGTCAGCACCCGGTGCTCGGCCAGGACCCGGGCCAGCCACCGGTCGCGAGGGGTGAGGTGGGCCGCGACCTGGGCCTGATGTTCGGCCGAAGCCGCCCAGCGCAGGCTCGGACGCTGCGGCATCGGGGCGCGAAGGTCGCGCTGCTGGTGTTGAGCAAACACGGTCGTCCTCCTGGAATGGGATACGGGCATGAAGAAGGGCGACCCTCCGCGATGAGAGGGCCGCCCCCGGGTGCATTCAGGGATCAGGCCGCGCGGCGGGTGCGGCGCGGATCCGTGCCGGTGGTCGCTGACTGGTCGCTGGTGTCCTCGGCTCGGGACTCCAGCGGGCGGGTATGGACCGCGGCGGCTTTACGCACAGCCTTGGATCGCCCGGGAATAGCCGGCGGCAGCGGTTGAGTCGTCACGGTGAACGGCTGGGTCTCCTCGCCGCCCACGACTAGCCGTACGGCGGCGTGGTAGACGCCGAGGTGTGCGAGGTCGTGGTCGGACACCCGCGGTGCGGTGTGGCGGGCCAGTTCGCGAGCGTCCTCCGGACTGGCGCTGAAGAACACTTTGCTCCGGGCGTTAGTGGAGATGCCTTCCTTGAGGTCCTTAGAAAGCTGCCCCAGGTGCTGGTGCGCCAGGGTCATCGAGAGCCGGTAGCCGCGGGCTTCGGCGAGCATGTCCTCCATCGCATAGGGCAAGTTCAGGAAGTTCTGCGCCTCATCGACATACAGGCCCGCGTCGCGGCGTCCCCGCTGGGGCAGCGCAGCGCGGGCGGTAGTGGCCTGCCAGACCCGCGCCACGATCAGCGAGCCCAGCAGCCGGGTCGTGTCTTCCCCGAGGCTTCCCTTGGGAATGCGCACCAGGCACAGCCTGCCATCCAGTACTTGGGAGAGGTCCACTGTGGACGGACCGGCGGCGACGGCCTTAACCACGAACGGCCGCAACAAGAACGCGCGGAGCTTGTTCAACAGCGGCGCGACAGCCTGAGCACGAGCCGCATCCGAGAGCTGGTCGTACCAGTCCCAGAACCCCCGCAGCGTCGGGTCATCGGCCACCCGGTCCCGGTGCCGTGCCCTCGTGGCCGGATCGGTGAGCAGCTGCGGCAAGGTCGCCAAGGTGGGAGTGTTGGAGGCGGCCCGCAGGGTCAGACAGCCAGCGCGGAGGATGTCCTCGGTGCGTGGTCCCCATGCCGAGGAGAACACCCGGGAGAACACCGACACCAGGTTGTCGACCGCGGGCTCCTTCGGCCCTTCCAACGGGTTCAAGCACGGGGCCGGTCCACGGGAGTCGGCGTCGAAGAGCACGACCCGTTCCGCGGCGTGCTCGGGAAGCCGCTGCAGGATGTCGGTGATCAGGTCGCCCTTGGGATCGATGACCACCGCGCCTCGCCCGTGCTCGGCGTCGGCGAGGATCATCCGGGCAAGCATCGTTGACTTGCCCGAGCCGGTGGCGCCGAGGACATGCAGGTGGTGTCGTGCGTCGGAGACCTGCAGACCCACCGGGCGGGCGTGTCCGGTATCGGACACCCCGACCGGGCGGATCAGCTCGCCCTCGGTTGGCGTGTT
This portion of the Saccharopolyspora antimicrobica genome encodes:
- the phoU gene encoding phosphate signaling complex protein PhoU; translated protein: MRETFHGQLAQLGTELAGMCEFAAEAMRLATQALLENDLELAERVGAGDARMDRARNLCDDHALKLLALQQPVATDLRTIVAAVYCAVKLERMGDLAAHIADITRRNHPRRVVPQGMETGFRTLASLDEHMARRLALAILGDVTEGVFAELDRTDDSVDVLHAELMAAVTTEKWPHGIPTAINIALLARFYERFADQAVHVAQRLEFIAAGTLPDYSARS
- a CDS encoding pentapeptide repeat-containing protein, encoding MIDRRRPRGVSRQRVVKSARPVVLGLRHPAGTRSRRRTQSSSPGEARPRRRLDLTQILTLGAVLATLALAIPQFVASQATLESTRSQSVNAQQQQITERFGRAVEQLGTRDNLEVRIGGIYALERIARDSQPDHTAVVNLLTTFVRENTKALRDAQRHCPDQPMSADVQAALTVLARRNAAWDESPLDLANACLWQPELKEIAAPAAILSAADLTGAFLDNADLHLAYLVDADLDHASLTSADLRSADLRGVDFGNADLSGADPSGADPTNARLTNANLDRTDLSGADLSNARGLTREQMAAIAPGVTAVIGGVPPEWLPW
- a CDS encoding M23 family metallopeptidase is translated as MLTVVVTAAITSAVSAVFGGTPTAGCTPTGVGPTDVSGYGPEQLVNAATVVAIGKQMNIPERGWIIALATALQESGLRNLNHGDRDSLGLFQQRPSQGWGTPAQITDPAYAATQFYRHLLAVPGWQQMSINDAAQAVQRSGFPHAYARHEPAAHQFLATVHGSTCTATPTAAWTIPVTGQCTSGFGPRGSENHRGQDIAAPIGTPIVAASNGTVIDSGPARGYGLWVRIEHTNGVITTYGHNNRNLVQPGQEVQAGQPIAEVGNRGESSGPHLHFQIDIGGQALDPVAFYQQQSAPPLCS
- a CDS encoding replication-relaxation family protein, which translates into the protein MFAQHQQRDLRAPMPQRPSLRWAASAEHQAQVAAHLTPRDRWLARVLAEHRVLTSTQIAAIAFAGSRRAANHRLQKLYAWRVLDRFQPYVGRGRAPMHYVLDTTGAHLLAHEDGLDPKDLKFRADRSVGIAYSLRLVHLMGVNSFFTTLLADALTNPATDRTVTAWWSEARCTRHFGDHVRPDGYGRWHEDGREIEWFLEWDTGSYQLSRFVSKLPGYASLAAATRIVTPLLAVFATETRETHARRQLAEHLRTTPRQHDLPIATTTAEHLRTTGSPASGVWLPLHRTNAGRHRLISLLSAWPHLETPTSSADTSGADPSPVARLRPPVPMPPWQARDLTWSPRR
- a CDS encoding type IV secretion system DNA-binding domain-containing protein; protein product: MGFASPSVIEGPLGRLLTDPWGAIQSVLTELWSWVQTWGPITAPAIVLMATGSGLLRRWWYLRCQDALHERSRVITILAPPRVDSDGAEAMWSNLVGLVRPMMQRLTTGQPHLAWEYVFGHDGVQIRLWVPGVVPPGMVERAVEAAWPGAHTRTDEASPPMPLAPAEGRRQLVTGGTLRLARSEALPIRSKFDADPIRALLGAPVGLGVHDTACVQVLARPVTGRRVKQARRAARHLNSGRSTRLAGRLLDLLTPGPSGTKTSGSQPKLDPQTTLEFQAQNRAIVAKQRGAQWETLIRYAMSTTVPIETPGEQVSRVREQMRGRAHAIASAFSGFTEHNHYRRRRLRHPVSCLARRRLRRGDLLSVPELAAVAHLPIDEALPGLARAGARAVPPPPNTPTEGELIRPVGVSDTGHARPVGLQVSDARHHLHVLGATGSGKSTMLARMILADAEHGRGAVVIDPKGDLITDILQRLPEHAAERVVLFDADSRGPAPCLNPLEGPKEPAVDNLVSVFSRVFSSAWGPRTEDILRAGCLTLRAASNTPTLATLPQLLTDPATRARHRDRVADDPTLRGFWDWYDQLSDAARAQAVAPLLNKLRAFLLRPFVVKAVAAGPSTVDLSQVLDGRLCLVRIPKGSLGEDTTRLLGSLIVARVWQATTARAALPQRGRRDAGLYVDEAQNFLNLPYAMEDMLAEARGYRLSMTLAHQHLGQLSKDLKEGISTNARSKVFFSASPEDARELARHTAPRVSDHDLAHLGVYHAAVRLVVGGEETQPFTVTTQPLPPAIPGRSKAVRKAAAVHTRPLESRAEDTSDQSATTGTDPRRTRRAA